AATACTACAAACCGAAGAGGCAAAAATTATTACAAACCACCCAACAAACTCCTATAAGTTAATTGGTGATAAAGCCATTGAAAAAATTAAAATCACGAATGCAAAGAGCTTCTGGAAAAATAGCAAATACTGCGTGATTGTAGTTAAATAATTAACCTTAAGAATCTTTTCCAATTTTTGATAGACTCCTTCATCTATCCGAGCAATATGGATAAATGAGTTTGCACATAAAATTATCTACGTTGAGAGTTTGCTATTTAGAATATTTTTTAGCGCCTTCTAAGAATAACTTTATTCTGTCTAAAAAACTTCTTTCTAATTGATTTTTTTATGTACGTTTGCCACTTATTTATTTTGAAAAATCTACAGATAGGCAAACAAATAATGAGACTTATAACAGTCGTTCTTTTAGCTCTAATCTTTTCAGCAGGAAGTTTTCCTGATGCTGGCGACTCCATAGTAGGTGAGTGGATATCTTTTAATTCCGATGGTGACAAAGGAATCGTAAAAATATACAAAGCAAAAAACCATAAATATTATGGGCAATTAATAAAGGCATTTGATGATAATCTGGATCATAAATTAAGAACCCAGAACGAGCCTTTATTTATTTTAAAAGAATTTGAATATAAATCTAATAACGAATGGTCAGAAGGAGTGGTTATTCGACCTAAATTTGGCGATCGATATAGAGGGCGTTTAAAGCTCAAGGATAGAAATACGTTGGAGGTTACGGGTTATCTGAGCATTTTCTCCAAATCAATCGACTGGAAAAGAAATTCTTAGGCTAAAGGGCCTCCATAATAATCCATTTCTTCCGAACGTCTTTTCATGCAATTATCAATTACAATTGTCTTTTCTTGGTTTGTATAAATATCCCAATTGATAATTTCTTCTTCACTTCGTTTGCAGCCTAAGCAAATCTTGTTTTCATCATAAGTGCAAACATTAATACAAGGACTTTTTACTTCTGACATCTTATTTTTAGGAGTTGTGTGCTTTTATTTTAATGGTTTTCTTCTTTTGCAAGAATTGGGCAAGAATTTAATAAATTTGAAAGCATAACACTTAAGTAGACAATATTGAATATTAGAATTTTTGCTTTTGGAATTTTCACAGTTCTCATGGTTTTCTTGATTCAGTGTAAGAAACCAACGAAAAACGAATTAAAACAATATATAGGTGAATGGGAATTTGTTTTTATTTCAACTGAATATGCTCCGGGCTTTGGTGAATTTATTGACACAACTATTTTCACTGGTTCTATTAAATATGAAAATGATAAGTATGGCAACTTAAGGGCTAATTATAGTATTGAAGAATATTGCATATTGGATGTCGATGGAGAAGGAAATATAGTTGCATCTAATCCATATTGCGCTTCTGGTCAATTCATTATTGATTCTATTTACTTTAAATACTTAATAGATAGTCCAAAAGCAGTAACAAGAACGCACAAAGTATATGGAAAGAAAATATAAAGAAAAAAGAAGTTCAATATGATCGTTTCTGTATTTTATTTAATAATTAGCGACAATTCTTAAAACCTTAATTTTTAGACTTCCTATTTTTTATGATCAAACAATCAGTGATTATATCATGCCAAGCTTGTCCGTATTTATTCCATGAAATGGCAAAAATACCAGCTCCCAAGGGGAGAAATGATAAAAACATCCAAATATAACGTAAACATGCTTTCTTGAATGTTATTCGCTGGCCGTGAAGGTCGATTACCTTAATACCTACTATTCTTTTACCAATTGTTGCCTGATGCTCTGAGCTTTCGGTATATCCATAATAAAGAGTTGTTAAAATCAACAATACTAAACTCGTTACAAAACTAAAGGCAACAATATCAGTATCTACTAACATTGTTAGGAATAGGGCAGCTAAAATTCCAATGAGCAAGCAATCAATTAGGTAAGCAATGATTCGTATCCATAAAGTGGCATATTGGTAATCTCCAATAATTTTGATATCCAATAATTCATTTAAAAATTTTGAAGATTTGGCTTTTTTTAAGTTTGAAACGTCTAATCCAAATAAGTTTTTCTCCGTGTAAAACTCGGGAATCTCATGAAATACTTCATCAGTTTTTTCTTTTGTATCCATTTCAAAAGCTAATTAATGTTACAAAAATCAGTGAAAAATTGACTATTTAGCATGCTAAATGATACAATTATTTTCAATATCCAAAATTTCAATAATCAATTTTCTATAGATTAAATTTAAGCATTTTTAAGTGAATCGTTTCAATTAATGATTTGATCAACGATATTTTACCATTTAATTACATAATTTCCACTGAAATTTGTATTATTACAGCAATAAAGAATTGGCTTTCCAAAGAAGTAGGTAAATGCACTTTAACGCAAACATGCAGTTCAAAGAATTCGTACATATTATTAATCCCAGAGTTCCAAAAAGGATGCTTTTATTCTTAGCTGGATTTATATGGCTTTACGCATCATACCGCGTGTTTTTGGTTTTACTAATTGAGCTTCACAAAAGCAGTAATCACTGGTTAATTTATACTATTGGAAGTATCGTTTATGTTCTATTCTTTCAGTTTGTATTTCATCGAATATTGTTAAAACATACAAAACGGATAATTAATAAAGCAACCAATTGGGTGTGTGTTTTTTCTGTATTTGACTTAAAAAGTTATTTATTAATGGGTTTTATGATTTCTGCTGGATTTCTTTCAACTCGTTATTTATCAATTCCTGCAGAAGCATTGTCTGTATTTTTCATATCACTTTCCTTATCTCTATTTACTTCGGCTCTTTACTTTTTATATTATGGTTTTCGATATAGTTATGCTAAAAATAAATTTTTAATATTTAATAAGCTTACAGATGAGAATTAAATACACATTGTTACTTTGCTTAACTACTTTCTTTTTATTTGCTCAAAATGATGAATTCCTTACACATTATGAAAAATCAGCGTTTAAAGAAACTTCCCGATACGATGAAACAATTGCATTTTGCAAACAGCTCGACAAAGCTTCGGAATTGGTTCATTACACCACTTTTGGTAAAAGTTTGCAGGGACGAGATTTGCCCTTGATTATTGTTGACAAGGACGGAATGCAACAAGCCAGAGAAGTGCAGCAAACTGAAAAAGCAATTGTACTTATTCAAGCTGGAATTCATGCAGGAGAAATCAATGGTAAAGATGCGGGCATGATGTTAATCAGAGATATTGTTATTCATAAAAAACACAGCGAATTACTAAATAAGGTGACCATTGTATTTATTCCCATATTAAATGTTGATGGTCACGAAAACTTCAGTTCTTATGGTCGAATCAATCAAAATGGACCAAAAGAAATGGGATTCAGGACAAATGCCATCAATTTGAATCTGAATAGAGATTACTTGAAAGCCGATGCCTTGGAAACTCAAGCCTGGCATAAACTCTTCCTTGAATGGCTTCCTGATTTTTTTATTGACATTCATAGCACCGATGGAGCAGATTATCAATACGTACTTACTTATGGCATGGAAATCTATGGAAATATGTCAGAAAAACTTACGAACTGGCAAACAGATGTATTCATCAAATATGTTGAGAAAAAGATGGAAAAGGCTAATTATCCGATATTCCCTTATGTGGCATTCCGAAACTGGCATGATCCACGAAGTGGACTGAAGAGTTATCCGGGTAATCCGATGCTATCACAGGCATATAGCGCTATTCAAAACCGACCTGGATTATTGATTGAAAGTCATATGCTTAAAGACTATAAAACACGGGTTTCAAGTACTTATGAAATGCTGGTACACAGTCTGACTATTTTAAATAAGGAATATTACCATCTTCAAAACCTGATTGATGAATCTGAGCGTTTTGTGTCGAGCGAAAGCTTTAGAGCAAAAAAATATACGCTAACATACAAAGCAAGTTCGGATAGTAGTATGGTGAAATTCAGGGGAGTAGAATATGAAACGACCACCAGTGATTTAACAGGTGGCAATTGGTTTAAATATTCAACTAAACCAGCAACTTTTGAAATTCCTTTCTTCGACAAGCATGTTCCTGAAAAGCAAGTTTTTCTACCAGAAGCTTATATTATTCCTCCTGAATGGACAGAAGTAATCAGCCGCCTAAAAAATCATGGAATTGAAACCTATACTATAGCCGAAGCTGTTAGTTTGCGTGTAAATAGTTATCATTTTGCCAATCCTGCTTGGCGATCGAATTCTTTTGAGGGAAGACAAATATTAGAGAAATTTGATTTATCTGAAGTAGAAAATGAGCGTGAATATCCACAAGGATCTGTTATTGTTGGCTTAAACCAACCTACAGCTAAAGTTATTGCTTGCATTTTGGAACCGGAAGCTATTGGTTCATTTGCATATTGGGGTTTTTTCAATTCGATTTTCGAGCAGAAAGAATATGGCGAGAGCTATGTTATGGAAAAAATCGCCAGAAACATGTTAGAGTCGGATCCTGAATTAAAAGCAGAATTCGAAGAAAAACTAAAAAATGATCCTGACTTTGCCAATAATCAATGGACTATGTTGAATTGGTTTTACAGCAAAACAGCTTATTGGGATAGCAGAATAAACTCATATCCTGTAGGTAGGATTATGATTAAATCTGAATTGAATAAAATACGTTATGCAGATTAATTATTGTTGTAAAGCACGGTTACTTCTCCTTGTTTACATATACTAATGCAATAACAATTCGGTGACTCTTTTAGTTAAAATGAGCAATATACTTTTGGCAATTGATACTGTAAAAGCGAAGCGATTCCGACTGAGCATATAAATTTTGTATTTTACTTTGAACAAAATTTATATTTTTCATAGGAGAAACATTTTAGTTATTGGAATATATATAAATCTGCTAAAAACCCTATATTTGTTAGACATATCAATAAATTATCGCTTATAAAAATTGAAATATGAAAATCTTTCTATACACTTTATCGATTATATCTGGTCTTTTTCTTTCTTCAAATATTCTGTCTGCACAAAACTATTGCGAACCGGTTAGCAATTGCATGATAGCACCTATAGTCGATTTTTCAACTACTGGAGCAAATGTAAATATCTCGAATTATAGTTCGGGTTGTGTCGGTACTTCTGGATATCATTTTTACTATAATAAGCCCTTAAAATCTTCAGTAAGTGATACCATTATTATTAATATAGTACCCGGTGTTCCAACCCATAGTATTGGATATGCTATATGGATAGATTGGAATTATGATGGTGATTTTGACGATACTGGAGAAGAAGTGTGGAATTCTGGCACCTATGTTCAGGGAACTGTTTCAGATACTATCTTTTTACCATCAAATGTTAGTGTAGGTTTAAAACGTATGAGATTACGAAGTAATTATTTTGCTGTACCGATTAGTCCATGTGGCAATACTTCTTGGGGAGAGACGGAAGATTATCCTTTACTTATTACTTTGGGCTCAGGAACAGATATGAGTATGGAAAAGCTTTTGAGTCCGAATGTTTTTACCATAGGAAATAATACAATTAAAGTACAAGTGAGAAATAATGGAGCTACTACCATTAATTCTTTCGATTTAGGTTTTCAGTTGAATAATGGAACGCCAGTTATTGCTAATAACATCAGTCAAACTATAAACTCAGGATCTGCCTTCTCGTATCAATTTGCAAATCCGATGGTTGCGGGTTCAGGTAGTCATCAATTAAAAGTCTGGGTTACGGATGCAAATAATATTGTGCCTGACAGTATTCCCTCCAACGATACAATGCTTGTGAGTTTTTGTACAGGTATGAGTGGTACATATTCAATAGGATCAACAGGTGATTATGCTAGCTTTAATAGTGCCATCTCAGCTATGAGTAATTGTGGAGTTTCTGGAGTAACTGTATTCACTATTTTACCCGGCACATATGCCGAACAGCTTGTGATACCTGAAATCAATGGGATTTCAGCAAGTGCAACTGTTACATTTAATGGTTTGGACAATACAAAAGTTCATCTCACAAAATCAATCTCTGGAAGCACAGATGGATTAATTGTACTTGATGAAGCAGACTATTTTACTTTTAAAAATATCAAGATTACAAATAGTTCTCTTTTTGGAAATGCAGTTCTACTAAAAGGTAGTGCAGATTATAACACCTTTGATAGTTGTGTGATTTCATCTACTTATTATGGAATTTCTTCAAGTGAATCTAATTATACAACAGTTTCAAATAGCAAATTTACAGGAGGAAAAACAGCCATTTATTTTAATGGTCCGGCAAGCCGTTGTAATTTCAATAAAGCCATCAATAACTCCATCAGCGGACAGTCTGATTATGGTATCAATTTCTCTAATCAAAGATTTGCTCAAGCTTTATCCAATAAAATTACAAGTCAAGCCAATAATGCTTATGCTGGTATATATGCTAATTATAGCAGTGGAACTCAAATTGAAGCAAATATTATTGAACCCTTTGAGGTAGGAATTAAGGTATTTCGTGAAAATTATATTACGCAAGATAGTGCCTTGTTCGTGAATAATATCATTGGAAATTTTGGATCAACAAACAAGCAAACGGGTATGGATATGAATTATGCTTGGAATCTTAGGATATTGCATAACACCATCGCTTTGAATTCAACAGGATATACAGATACCAGCCATGTTGGTTTATTTTTATATTATGCCCTGGGATCAAAAATTAAAAATAACATATTTTATAACACAGGCAAAAATATATTACTTACCATTAAGGGTACAGGTTATTCAGGTTATGTTCCATATGAAATTGATAATAATTTATATTACTCGACTTATAATGGTGCAAAGTTTTATAATAACGGTGTTTATTACTCTGATCTAGCCAGCTTTAAAAAATCAACTAATTTTTTATTATCACCCCATAACGAAAATTCCTTCTTTCAAGATAATCCAAATTTTGTTTCGAACACTGATTTTCATTTATCATCTCAATATGCTCCATACAATGGCACTAATCTAGGTGTATTATACGATGTTGATGGCGATAGCAGGTGTATTTATGCGCATACAATTGGAGCTGATGAAAGTAGTTTTAATGTAAACAAACCTGTAGCAGGATTTTCTGTTGATGATACTGTTTGTTTAAATTCTCCAATCACATTTATTAACGATGCATCTTCAAATTCTGCATTGGGACACGAATGGTATTTGAATGGTTATTATCAAACAAATTCAACAAACTTTACCTATACTTTTCCAAATTATGCAGCACACGATACCGTTTTACTTATAACAAAAAGTTGTGGTGGTATCGATTCGTTTTCAAAGCTGGTTTATATCGATAGTCCCAACGTAAAACCTATATCTGGTTTTCTTGCAAATAAAAACATTGTCAATCCTTTTGATGAGGTGCAATTGTATAGTTTGTCTGCCAATTGCCCCTCTAATTGGGAATGGCGAATTACACCAGAATATGTCTATGATCCGCAATTAGGACAGCAGCAAGCCTATTATTATATGAATTTTACAAATAAAAACTCTCAAAATCCCAAACTAAAATTCGAATATCCTGGAAAATACAATGTTTGTTTGGTTTCATCAAATGCTATTGGTAGCGATACGCTATGTTTTTACGAGTATATTTATGTAATTCCAGTTCAATACATGTGTATTTACGCACTTCCAGAAACTCAAAATTCTATAACTGGCCTTTTATATGATGATGGAGGCCCTTCATCCGATTATGCGAATGGAACAGGTTCTATTTGTGATTTTAAATTAACCCCATGTGCAGATACACTTTATTTTACATTCTCGGAATTTGAAGTAAACCCAGGTGATTATCTCAGGATTTATGATGGAATAAGCAATCTGGGGACACCTCTTTGGGATGTTTCTGTATATGGAGCAAATGGATTAACTGGCTCTATGGCAGCTTCTGGTTTTGATACTACTGTTATTTCATATTCAGGGAATATGTATTTTGAATGGAGTGCTAATAATGTTGGCACAAATAAAGGATTTATTGGAGAGTGGCTAGGCTCATCAACTGTTGAACCTCCTCCGGTTGCTAGTTTCACGTGTCCTGATACCGTTTGTTTGAATGTTCCTGTTTCTTTCCAAAATACTTCGTCAGGTGGAAATTTACGCTATGCATGGAGTTTTGACAACAGTGGATTTACACATGCAATTTCCGAAAATCCAACATACACTTTCACTACTTCAGGTCAACATACTGTAACACTAAATGTATTGAATTGTGGGGGAGATAGCTCCTTTGCTAAAAGTATTTTTGTAATTGGAGGAACTGCTGCTCCAACAGCCGATTTTATAGCCGATAATTTGAATCCATTTAAAACCATTGATGTTGTTAATTTCACTGATTTAAGTCATGCCAATCCATTGAATCCATTGGGTTGTATTGATTATTGGAATTGGTCAATAAGTCCTTCCACCTATACAGCTGTGTCATCTTTCCCTAATGGGCAAAACCCTCGGATTACCTTTAACGATACGGGTTGTTATACCGTAACCTTAATATCAGGTTATGGAAATAGCCGAGATACACTGACAAAACAATGTTATATTGATCCAACAGATTATTGCATTCCTGTAGTTAACAATCTGAATAATGATATCGGTATCTCAAAAGTTGAAATTGCTTCAATTACCAAGTTTAGTTCCAGTGGGATGGTCGGTTATACCGATTATGCTGGATCGATTTCTACTTATATTGATGAATATGTACAGTATACAATTGATATTCATCGCATCTCAGGGAATAATGCCATTACACGTAAAGTTTGGATTGATTGGAACATCGATGGTGATTTTGACGATGCAGGGGAACTGGTCGTTCAACAAGCTAGCTCAAATTCGCTTTATTACACTGATAGTTTCACTGTACCGGTTTTGAGTAAATATGGATCGACCAGAATGCGAGTTGGAGTCTGCATAGCTGGTTATCCGAATACTCCCTGCGGACCAAACTTTTTTGGGGAGTTTGAAGATTATCGATTAATTCTAAGACCTTACTCAATTCCTCCAGAAGTAAAACTTATTGGATCGGACACATTGATGGTTATGCAATGTTTTGGCTTTAATGATCCTGGGGCAACGGCTACCAGCGTTTTGTATGGAAATTTGACTAGTCAAATAGTTACTACTCATAATGTTGATCCAAATAATGCCGGAGTATACACTGTTAACTATACAGTGAGCGATCCTAAAGGAAATACAACAATTAAGAAACGAACAATTCTGGTTATTGCTGAAGCTACTCCTCCTGTTATCACATTAATAGGCAATGCAGTTGATACAGTTAATGTGATGAGTACATACAGCGATCAGGGAGTCACTTCGAGTGATAGTTGTAGCGGTATAGATAGGGTAGAGGTAAGTGGTCAGGTATTTACCAATTTCCTTGGCAAATTCACTTTAAACTATACAGCCTACGATAAAAATCAAAACACAGCATCAACAAGCCGTTTGGTTTATGTGATAGATACAGAGGCACCAGTTGTCCAATTAATAGGAAATGCAGTCGATACAGTTGAAGTATTCAATTCTTATTTCGATTCAGGAGTAGTTTATACAGATAATTATGACCAAAATCCAAAATTAGTTGTTACAGGAAATGTAAATACATCTAAAATTGGCTCGTATACATTGAAATATGAAGTTTCCGATTCAAGTGGAAATTCATCTGTATTGTATAGATATGTTCATGTTTTTGATTTAAGTGCACCACAAATCTCTAGCAATTATGCTTCAGGCGACACCATACATATCAATATATTCACTTCGGTGTATGACAAGTTAAACCTGAGTTATAGTGATAATTATAATAACACTGGCGATTTAACCATTGTTAGTAGTGGTACCTATGCTAGTTCATTTGGAACTGGATCAGCAAATAGTATTGGTTGTTATACTTTATCCCATTCTGCTACCGATGTTTCAAATAATTCATCTTCAGTTTCTTATGTCGTGTGTGTGGAAGATTTAGAAAAACCAATCATTACTTTGTTGGGGAGTTCGGTCATCAACATTAAACAATGGGAAACTGCTGACACCAACGATATGAAAGTAAATGTAACTGATAATTACGATAACAATCCAACGATTTGGGTTAGTGGTAGTTATTATGATGATTATCTGAAGCATGATAAAGATGGATTTTACAATGTGATCTATCATGCAAAAGATCAATCAGGAAATGAGGCAGACACTGTAATCCGATATATTAACGTTCTTCCTAATATTTCTATTGATGAAAACCCGATAGATGAGCAGATTAATTTATATCCTAATCCGGCAAAGAGTATTGTTTATGTGTCAATCAACCTGAAAGAATCGGGCAATGGAATTATTTGCATCATGAATCAATTAGGACAATGTGTTTATACAGATAATGAGGTCGATCTTTCTAAACAGATTCACCCTATTTCTATTGCACATTTGGCATCTGGCATGTACCATGTTCGAATATCTACAAATGAGCAGTTGATTATTAAAAAGCTGATTCTAAGCAAGTAAGCTTAAAGTATAATGAAATAGAAGCCGTTTGTTCCAAAACAAGCGGCTTTTTTTTGGTCTCAAAACATGAAGACAGTATACGGAAGGATTTTTAATTATCCCGAGTTCAGCTTATTAGTGTATGAGGACAGGAATTATGTAAATCTTCTTTTGTGAGATTACTTTCAAAAAATAATTACCCTTAGGTGCATGGTAAATTAGGGGGATCGTATTTTGCCCTTCAATTGTAGTAAATGATTTTTCCTTTCCAATTTCTTTTCCAGAGTTATCTATTAGAACAACAGTAATTGATTCAGCTTGCTTAGTGTGATAACGCAAATAGAACTGTCCCTGATTAGGATTTGGAAAAGCTATAAAGTCGTTATCATTCCATACAAACAATTCATTAACAGAAACATAAGCGGTATCGGTTATACAATAAAATCGGTAGGTATATATCAAATTTGAATCAATAGAGTTTCTGAATTCTAATAGTGCGTTTCCCTGGTTATTCTGATCTGTTGCTGTTACAAAATGAAATATAAACTCCTGTTTTGATAAAGCCGCAATAGTTACTTTATTCACACTTAAATAGTGAGGCAGGCATAAATCGGTTGAAATATTTGAAGTCCAGTTTGCTGGGATATTGTTCTCAAGTCGAGTAATGGTTATTTCAATCGGACTTTCTGAATAATTAATCAGGTCGCCTTTAATTTCTTTTTCCGATCCGGGTTTTCCAAAAACTACCGTATCGCTATACAATTCAAGTTCAAAAACTTGCGAAAAAGACATTAGAGATAGAAATAAGCAAATTGTTGTAAGGGGAAATAACTTAATCATCTAATTTACTATTAGTTTGCCTTCTGAAATTGCATTACTATAACTGGATAACTGATAATAATAAATACCTCTATCAAGACCTTCCACATTCAATGAATAATTTGTCTGCATGTTTAATTGTGTTTGCTTAACCATTTCGCCAATACTGTTGAATAGTTGCAATTCACCCATGAAAGCAGTTTTGAAGTTGAAATTAACTGTAGAATTGGCTGGGTTAGGATAAACAGACAAAGAGTTATTTAGTATTTGTTCAGATATTGCTGATATGCCTAATAAACTGTCAATGTCTGCTGACATATCGAAGGGGAGTTTATTAAACCATCCATGTTTGGCAAAAATAACGCCATTTGGTTCAATCAGATAGGCATTGTTTGGAGCTGGACCAAAAGTGTTCCACCATCTATTACAAGGGCCATCTATTAATACTTCATAACTAATCGACATATTGTTTAACATATCCTGAACAATGGATACACGATCGCCATAGGTCACAGGCTGACGATATAATATACCTTCATTGATGTTGCTTGATGTTGTCCATACATTTCCAGAATAGGGACTGGTATCAATATCTGGATGAGGTTCAAGCACATAAATAATGAATATCGACAATTGATTTCCGTATTTCTGCGCAATAGCATCAATATCAGGAACTTTTCCTCTGAAAACCGGACATGTATAGCTTCCTGCAACCAATAAAATAGGTTTCCCTTTTTGTAATTCAACTGCTATATCTGTTTCCTGATTATTTACATTATAAAGCTTAAAATGGTTAATGGTATCGCCTGCTTGCAAACCGGTAGTTTTGAATGACCCATCAGGATCGAGGTATAAGGGGATTTCACAAATTGAGTCGGCAGGCATAGGAAGACTGCTTAAACCGATACTTGGTTTCAGACTTTGAGCAAAAAATACAGTTTGATAAACCAGTAAAGCTGCAATTGTCAGAATAATTCGAAATGCAATTCTCATGTCATAAATTTAAATATCTATATACAAATATACTTGATTTTTTTTCGTTTGAAATTACCTATTGACAAATGAAAAAAAATCATGTAAAAGCGAAGCGATTCCGACTGAGCATATAAATTTTGTATTTTACTTTGAACAAAATTTATATTTTTTCAGGAGAAATATATTAAAAAATAAGTGATCGGGTACTTCAAACAAACACCATTTATTTCACCTGAAACATCTTTTAGTGCCAATAAAAAATAAATTGTAACCTTTTCAATTCTTTGATCGTCCTACTGATGAAACAACAAAAAAATAAACTAATGAAAAAATTAACATTACTTTTAATCCTCCTTATCGGATTCAGTTTCAGCAATCAAAGTTTTGCTGACGGTAGCTTGAAAAAGACAAATAAAAAGCAAATGATTAACTCATTCAAAGTTATTGTTGAAGATATGTCTGTTCATTTTTCTTTTAATCTATTCAAGAAATCAAATTACAAAGTCGTTTTGTTCAAGGAAAACGGTGAGTATATGAAAACCATTGATGAAGGCAAGCATAAAGCTGATTTTTATTCGTATCAAATCGACAAAAGCAATCTGCCTGTTGGTGAATATATTTTTTTGATAGAATCTGATGAAACAGTAGTTACCGAGTTCTTTGAAATCAAAAACCAAGTAGCACAACTGACTTATGAGTTTAATGAGGATAATCAGATTTTAAAACTAAATTCAAATTGGATTGAAAGCGACTTTATAGTTCACATCTACAAAGAAGACGGGAGCTTTTATCAAAAGGCAAACACAACTAATATAAATACATCGGAATGGGAGAGAGGAGATTATTTTATACTCATTGAAAGTGGAGATAAACTCTATTCCGAATACATACAGCTTTAATAATATGGCTCAAAATTTAAGGTTGTTTCAATAGCTGGAAGGTCCAGCTGAGGTGAAGGCAGGTAATGAAAATTGCCTGCCTTATTTTTTTATTCTAAATCAAAAAACTTTGATTCGATTTATTACTTTCTGAAAAAGAGCAGGAATATTATTGGTAAAATCAATCCCACTGTAGCTAATATTGCTCCACGCCATTTGAGTCCATTTTTGCCTTTAAGAATAAACAATCCCGAAATAGCCAGAAAAATCAAGGCTACTGCAAAAACATCAGAAAACAATGTCCACCATAATTTAGGATCGTAATGAAGGAAATTCATCTGATTGAAAAAGGGCCGTTTGGTTGTACGTTCAATAGTTAAAAAGCCATCGTCCAAATTCACAATAACAACTCCTCCCTTGATAAAAATCTTCATTAAATCAACTCGTGGGAAATAGTGATTTTTATAACTTAAATTTCCATCAAATTGAGTTAATAATTCTAAAATATACTCTTTCGAAACATCCGATTTTTCAATTGGTTCAATAACATGATCTTCCAGTTTGATAATATAATTCGGATTCCAATCTTCTAAATGATTAATGGCTATTCCTGAAA
This DNA window, taken from Bacteroidota bacterium, encodes the following:
- a CDS encoding DUF2147 domain-containing protein — protein: MRLITVVLLALIFSAGSFPDAGDSIVGEWISFNSDGDKGIVKIYKAKNHKYYGQLIKAFDDNLDHKLRTQNEPLFILKEFEYKSNNEWSEGVVIRPKFGDRYRGRLKLKDRNTLEVTGYLSIFSKSIDWKRNS
- a CDS encoding RDD family protein, which gives rise to MDTKEKTDEVFHEIPEFYTEKNLFGLDVSNLKKAKSSKFLNELLDIKIIGDYQYATLWIRIIAYLIDCLLIGILAALFLTMLVDTDIVAFSFVTSLVLLILTTLYYGYTESSEHQATIGKRIVGIKVIDLHGQRITFKKACLRYIWMFLSFLPLGAGIFAISWNKYGQAWHDIITDCLIIKNRKSKN
- a CDS encoding DUF1289 domain-containing protein gives rise to the protein MSEVKSPCINVCTYDENKICLGCKRSEEEIINWDIYTNQEKTIVIDNCMKRRSEEMDYYGGPLA
- a CDS encoding peptidase M14, which gives rise to MRIKYTLLLCLTTFFLFAQNDEFLTHYEKSAFKETSRYDETIAFCKQLDKASELVHYTTFGKSLQGRDLPLIIVDKDGMQQAREVQQTEKAIVLIQAGIHAGEINGKDAGMMLIRDIVIHKKHSELLNKVTIVFIPILNVDGHENFSSYGRINQNGPKEMGFRTNAINLNLNRDYLKADALETQAWHKLFLEWLPDFFIDIHSTDGADYQYVLTYGMEIYGNMSEKLTNWQTDVFIKYVEKKMEKANYPIFPYVAFRNWHDPRSGLKSYPGNPMLSQAYSAIQNRPGLLIESHMLKDYKTRVSSTYEMLVHSLTILNKEYYHLQNLIDESERFVSSESFRAKKYTLTYKASSDSSMVKFRGVEYETTTSDLTGGNWFKYSTKPATFEIPFFDKHVPEKQVFLPEAYIIPPEWTEVISRLKNHGIETYTIAEAVSLRVNSYHFANPAWRSNSFEGRQILEKFDLSEVENEREYPQGSVIVGLNQPTAKVIACILEPEAIGSFAYWGFFNSIFEQKEYGESYVMEKIARNMLESDPELKAEFEEKLKNDPDFANNQWTMLNWFYSKTAYWDSRINSYPVGRIMIKSELNKIRYAD